From a single Staphylococcus epidermidis genomic region:
- a CDS encoding NupC/NupG family nucleoside CNT transporter: MFLLVNIIGLFIFLGIGVIFSRNRKNIQWKSIFILVILNLFLAWFFIYFPWGRAGVKGAANGIAWVIESAHEGTGFAFKSFTSNKMMDMAVSALFPILLVVPLFDILMYFNILPKIIGGIGWVLAKVTRQPKFESFFGVEMMFLGNTEALAVSSEQLKRMNEMRVLTIAMMSMSSVSGAIVGAYVQMIPGELVLTAIPLNIINAIIVSCILNPVSVEEQEDVVYSIKDHQTERQPFFSFLGDSVLAAGKLVLIIIAFVISFVALADLIDRLIHLITHLIANGIGVKGSFGLDQILGVFMYPFALLLGLPFNEAWEVAQQMAKKIVTNEFVVMGEISNQVNAMTPHHRAVISTFLVSFANFSTIGMIIGTLKGIVDKKTSDFVSKYVPMMLLAGILVSLLTAAFVGLFAW; the protein is encoded by the coding sequence ATGTTTTTATTAGTTAATATCATTGGATTATTTATTTTCCTAGGTATAGGAGTTATTTTCTCTAGAAATAGGAAGAATATACAATGGAAATCTATTTTTATTTTGGTTATTTTGAATTTGTTTTTAGCTTGGTTCTTTATATATTTTCCATGGGGAAGAGCAGGGGTTAAAGGAGCAGCTAACGGTATAGCATGGGTTATAGAATCCGCACATGAGGGTACCGGATTTGCATTTAAAAGCTTCACGTCTAATAAAATGATGGACATGGCGGTAAGCGCGCTCTTCCCTATTTTATTAGTTGTACCATTATTTGACATTCTTATGTACTTTAATATACTTCCAAAAATCATTGGCGGTATTGGTTGGGTACTTGCTAAAGTTACACGCCAACCTAAGTTTGAATCATTTTTTGGTGTTGAAATGATGTTCTTAGGTAATACTGAAGCTCTTGCAGTTTCTAGTGAACAACTTAAACGAATGAATGAAATGCGGGTACTAACTATTGCGATGATGTCTATGAGTTCAGTTTCAGGAGCAATTGTGGGCGCTTATGTGCAAATGATACCTGGAGAACTTGTATTGACGGCAATTCCACTTAATATTATTAACGCAATTATAGTTTCTTGTATTTTGAATCCTGTATCAGTTGAAGAACAAGAAGATGTCGTGTATAGCATTAAAGATCACCAAACTGAAAGACAACCATTTTTCTCATTTCTTGGAGATTCAGTTTTAGCAGCTGGAAAGCTTGTATTAATTATCATTGCATTTGTCATTAGCTTTGTAGCTTTGGCTGACTTAATTGATAGATTGATTCATTTAATCACACATCTTATTGCAAATGGTATTGGTGTCAAAGGTAGCTTTGGTCTTGATCAAATCTTAGGCGTTTTCATGTATCCATTTGCTTTACTATTAGGTTTACCGTTTAATGAAGCGTGGGAAGTAGCACAACAAATGGCGAAGAAAATTGTAACAAACGAATTTGTTGTGATGGGGGAAATTTCTAATCAAGTCAATGCGATGACGCCTCATCATAGAGCAGTTATATCAACATTTTTAGTTTCTTTTGCAAACTTTTCAACTATTGGAATGATTATAGGTACATTGAAAGGTATTGTTGATAAGAAAACGTCGGATTTCGTTTCCAAATATGTACCGATGATGTTGTTAGCAGGAATTTTAGTATCCTTACTTACTGCTGCATTTGTTGGATTATTTGCTTGGTAA
- the tagD gene encoding glycerol-3-phosphate cytidylyltransferase, translated as MKRVITYGTYDLLHYGHIELLRRAREMGDYLIVALSTDEFNQIKNKKSYYDYEQRKMMLESIRYVDLVIPEEGWGQKEKDVDRFDVDVFVMGHDWEGEFDFLKDKCEVIYLNRTEGISTTKIKQELYGKDTK; from the coding sequence ATGAAAAGAGTCATTACTTATGGTACATATGACTTGCTTCATTATGGTCATATTGAATTACTTAGAAGAGCTCGTGAGATGGGGGATTATCTTATCGTTGCGCTTTCTACTGATGAATTCAACCAAATCAAAAACAAAAAATCATATTATGATTATGAACAACGTAAGATGATGTTAGAGTCTATTAGATACGTAGACTTAGTTATCCCTGAAGAAGGATGGGGACAGAAAGAAAAAGATGTTGATCGTTTTGATGTTGATGTATTTGTGATGGGTCATGATTGGGAAGGGGAGTTTGACTTCCTTAAAGATAAGTGTGAAGTCATTTATCTTAACCGCACAGAAGGTATCTCAACTACCAAAATCAAGCAAGAATTATACGGAAAAGATACAAAATAA
- a CDS encoding membrane protein: MGLNKEAIKIGFAYVGIVVGAGFSTGQEVMQFFTPFGLWSYIGVIISGFILGFIGRQVAKIGTAFEAKNHESTLQYVFGKKFSKVFDYILVFFLFGIAVTMIAGSGSTFEQSFGIPTWLGALIMTVLIYLTLLLDFNKIVRALGLVTPFLIIMVILIAVFYLFTGSISLGEVNSAMPETSAWKGIFWGLVYGGLAFAVGFSTIVAIGGDASKRRVSGAGAMFGGVLYAILLALINFSLQTEYSKIKDVAIPTLNLAKGIHPWLGLVLTVIMLAVMYNTILGLCYSFAARFTEPYSKKYHIFIIIMMVMAFILSFVGFADLINVLYKFMGIVGLFIVVAVLIKYYKRKKDDEEHIA; the protein is encoded by the coding sequence ATGGGGCTGAATAAAGAAGCTATAAAAATTGGTTTTGCCTATGTCGGCATTGTTGTCGGCGCAGGATTTTCAACAGGACAAGAAGTGATGCAATTTTTCACACCATTTGGTTTATGGTCATATATTGGAGTGATTATCTCAGGATTTATACTTGGATTCATAGGAAGACAAGTAGCTAAGATAGGTACTGCATTTGAAGCGAAAAATCACGAGTCCACATTGCAATATGTGTTTGGAAAAAAATTTAGTAAAGTTTTTGATTATATTCTTGTCTTTTTCTTATTTGGTATAGCTGTCACTATGATAGCCGGATCAGGTTCTACTTTTGAGCAAAGTTTTGGAATTCCTACTTGGTTAGGCGCATTAATCATGACAGTTTTGATTTACTTAACATTATTATTAGATTTTAATAAAATTGTAAGAGCTTTAGGACTAGTTACACCATTTTTAATCATAATGGTTATTCTTATTGCTGTGTTTTACCTATTTACAGGTAGTATTTCATTAGGGGAAGTAAACAGTGCTATGCCTGAAACGAGTGCTTGGAAAGGTATCTTTTGGGGATTAGTATACGGCGGATTAGCCTTTGCTGTAGGATTTAGTACGATAGTAGCTATCGGCGGTGATGCGTCTAAGCGAAGAGTTTCAGGTGCAGGAGCAATGTTTGGTGGTGTGCTATACGCTATCCTACTTGCGTTAATTAACTTCTCGCTTCAAACAGAATATTCAAAAATTAAAGATGTGGCAATACCTACGCTTAACCTAGCGAAAGGTATACATCCATGGTTAGGTCTTGTACTCACAGTCATTATGTTAGCTGTGATGTACAACACGATTTTAGGTCTTTGTTATTCTTTTGCAGCGCGTTTCACAGAACCTTATAGTAAAAAATACCATATATTCATTATTATCATGATGGTGATGGCATTTATTTTAAGTTTCGTAGGATTCGCTGATTTAATCAATGTCTTATACAAATTTATGGGTATTGTCGGATTATTTATTGTAGTAGCAGTATTGATTAAATATTATAAACGTAAAAAAGATGATGAAGAGCATATCGCGTAA
- a CDS encoding YitT family protein, translating to MNKTIRDIILVMIGSFIFSAGINAFVISGNLGEGGVTGIAIVLYYAFHISPGITNFVLNAILIIVGYKYLSKRSTYLTIFATVLISIFLGLTETWHVETGNVVINAVFGGTCVGLGIGIIVLAGGTTAGTVILARIVNKYLDISTPYALLFFDLIVVLISLTEIPLVKCLVTVMSLYIGTKVMEFVIEGLNTKKAMTIISSRPNEVAKAIDQQVGRGLTILNGHGYYTREEKDVLYVVISKTQVSRAKRIIKNIDENAFLVIHDVRDVYGNGFLLDE from the coding sequence GTGAATAAAACTATCAGAGATATCATTTTAGTTATGATAGGTTCATTTATTTTCTCTGCAGGTATCAATGCATTTGTTATTTCAGGGAATTTGGGTGAGGGTGGTGTCACTGGTATAGCCATCGTATTATATTATGCTTTTCATATTTCACCGGGAATAACCAATTTCGTTTTAAATGCTATTTTAATTATTGTGGGTTATAAATATTTGAGTAAACGTAGTACATATTTAACAATTTTTGCTACAGTACTCATTTCAATCTTTCTAGGTTTAACTGAAACATGGCATGTAGAAACTGGGAATGTTGTGATTAATGCTGTGTTCGGTGGGACTTGTGTTGGTTTAGGAATTGGTATTATCGTTTTAGCAGGGGGAACAACCGCTGGAACGGTTATTCTTGCGAGAATTGTTAATAAATATTTAGATATTAGTACGCCTTACGCTTTGTTATTCTTTGACCTTATCGTTGTGCTTATTTCATTGACAGAAATTCCTTTAGTGAAGTGCTTAGTTACAGTTATGTCTTTATATATAGGTACAAAAGTGATGGAATTTGTTATAGAAGGATTAAATACTAAAAAGGCAATGACTATTATATCTAGTCGCCCTAATGAGGTAGCAAAAGCTATTGATCAGCAAGTTGGAAGAGGATTAACAATATTAAATGGACACGGTTATTACACTAGAGAAGAAAAAGATGTACTTTACGTAGTCATCTCTAAAACACAAGTATCTCGTGCTAAACGAATCATCAAAAATATTGACGAAAATGCCTTTTTAGTTATTCATGACGTTCGTGATGTATATGGTAATGGTTTTTTGTTAGATGAGTAA
- a CDS encoding ABC transporter ATP-binding protein gives MSRLSGEQVKIGYGDSTIINNLDVAIPDGKVTSIIGPNGCGKSTLLKALSRLLSIKEGKINLDGKSIHATSTKEIAKKIAILPQSPEVPDGLTVGELVSYGRFPHQKGFGRLTAEDKKEIDWALSVTGTSEFRHRTINDLSGGQRQRVWIAMALAQRTDIIFLDEPTTYLDICHQLEILNLVKKLNEEEGCTIVMVLHDINQAIRFSDHLITMKAGDIVATGQTDEVLTKDILEKVFNIDGVLDIDPRTGKPILVTYDLFCQTYS, from the coding sequence ATGAGTCGTTTAAGTGGTGAACAAGTGAAAATTGGCTACGGTGATTCTACGATTATTAATAATTTGGATGTCGCAATTCCTGATGGAAAGGTTACTTCTATTATTGGACCTAACGGGTGTGGGAAATCAACTTTATTGAAAGCGTTATCTAGACTATTGTCAATTAAAGAAGGTAAAATTAATTTGGATGGTAAGAGTATTCATGCCACATCCACGAAAGAAATAGCTAAAAAAATAGCAATTTTACCACAATCACCAGAGGTCCCAGATGGACTTACTGTAGGAGAACTTGTTTCTTATGGGCGTTTTCCACATCAAAAAGGATTTGGTCGTTTAACTGCAGAAGATAAAAAAGAAATTGATTGGGCATTGTCAGTTACAGGTACAAGTGAATTTCGTCATCGTACTATAAATGATTTAAGTGGTGGACAAAGACAACGCGTGTGGATTGCAATGGCACTAGCCCAACGTACTGATATTATTTTCTTAGATGAACCTACAACTTATTTAGATATTTGTCATCAATTAGAAATATTAAATTTAGTCAAAAAGCTCAACGAAGAAGAAGGTTGCACTATTGTGATGGTTTTACATGACATTAATCAAGCAATTCGCTTCTCAGATCATCTCATTACGATGAAAGCTGGAGATATTGTTGCTACTGGTCAAACTGATGAAGTGTTAACTAAGGACATTTTAGAAAAGGTATTTAATATTGATGGTGTTTTAGATATAGATCCGAGAACAGGGAAACCAATTTTAGTTACTTACGATTTATTCTGTCAGACGTATTCGTGA
- a CDS encoding ABC transporter ATP-binding protein has product MKEQNPLFFLFKRLSWPYGLIIAAVIITSLGSLSGLLVPLFTGRLVDKFSVSSINWGMIAIFGSIFLVNALLSGIGLYLLSKIGEKIIYAIRSLLWEHIIQLKMPFFDKNESGQLMSRLTDDTKVINEFISQKLPNLLPSVLTLIGSLVMLFIMDWKLTLLTFITIPVFILIIVPLGRVMQKISTNTQSEIANFSGLLGRVLTEMRLVKVSNTERLELDNAHTNLKKIYRLGLKQAKISAVVQPISGVVMLLTIAIILGFGALEIGTGAITPGTLIAMIFYVIQLSMPLINLSTLVTDYKKAVGASSRIYEIMQEPIEPTEALSESKDVTIIDGELVFEHVDFKYDVKKILEDVSFSIPQGEVSAFVGPSGSGKSTIFNLIERMYDIERGDIKYGNQSIFDIPLSKWRTKIGYVMQSNSMMSGTIRDNILYGINRKVDDEELIEYAKLANCHDFIMQFDEGYDTMVGERGLKLSGGQRQRIDIARSFVKNPDILLLDEATANLDSESELKIQEALETLMEGRTTVVIAHRLSTIKKAGQIVFIDKGEVTGKGTHHELMASHDKYRHFVTSQKLSD; this is encoded by the coding sequence ATGAAAGAACAAAACCCTTTGTTTTTCTTATTTAAAAGACTCTCATGGCCATATGGGTTAATCATTGCAGCGGTTATCATTACTTCGTTGGGAAGTTTAAGTGGTTTATTAGTACCATTATTCACCGGGCGTTTAGTTGATAAATTTTCCGTCAGTAGTATTAATTGGGGAATGATAGCTATATTTGGCTCGATTTTCTTAGTTAATGCATTGCTTAGCGGTATAGGCCTATATTTGTTAAGTAAAATTGGTGAAAAGATTATTTATGCGATTCGTTCATTATTGTGGGAACATATTATTCAATTAAAAATGCCGTTCTTTGATAAAAATGAAAGTGGCCAATTAATGAGTCGTCTAACAGATGATACAAAAGTGATTAATGAATTTATTTCACAAAAGCTACCTAATTTATTGCCTTCTGTTTTAACTTTAATAGGTTCATTAGTCATGCTATTTATCATGGATTGGAAATTAACTTTATTAACATTTATTACTATTCCTGTATTTATTTTAATCATCGTTCCTTTGGGACGTGTGATGCAAAAAATATCTACCAATACGCAATCTGAAATTGCGAACTTCAGTGGATTATTAGGTAGAGTGCTTACCGAAATGCGTTTAGTTAAAGTATCTAATACTGAGCGTTTAGAGTTAGATAATGCGCATACAAATCTTAAAAAAATATATAGATTAGGATTAAAACAGGCTAAAATATCAGCAGTCGTACAGCCCATTTCTGGTGTTGTTATGCTATTAACTATTGCGATTATTTTAGGTTTTGGTGCATTAGAAATAGGTACTGGAGCAATTACTCCTGGAACACTTATAGCTATGATATTTTATGTAATCCAGTTATCTATGCCACTGATTAACTTATCGACACTAGTTACGGATTATAAAAAAGCTGTGGGTGCGAGCAGTCGTATATATGAAATTATGCAAGAGCCTATTGAACCTACTGAAGCTTTATCAGAATCTAAAGACGTTACGATCATCGACGGCGAATTAGTATTTGAGCACGTGGATTTTAAATATGACGTTAAAAAGATTTTGGAAGATGTGTCATTTAGTATTCCACAAGGTGAAGTGAGCGCGTTTGTAGGACCTTCTGGTTCAGGTAAAAGTACGATTTTTAATTTAATTGAGCGCATGTATGATATTGAACGTGGAGATATTAAATACGGTAATCAAAGTATTTTTGATATTCCACTTTCAAAGTGGCGCACAAAAATTGGTTATGTTATGCAATCTAATTCGATGATGAGTGGAACGATAAGAGATAATATTTTATATGGTATTAATAGAAAAGTTGATGATGAAGAGTTAATAGAGTATGCTAAACTAGCTAATTGTCATGATTTTATTATGCAGTTTGACGAAGGTTACGACACGATGGTTGGTGAGCGTGGACTCAAATTATCAGGTGGTCAACGACAAAGGATAGATATCGCTAGAAGTTTTGTTAAAAATCCTGATATTTTGTTATTAGACGAGGCGACAGCGAACCTAGATAGCGAAAGTGAATTGAAAATTCAAGAAGCACTTGAAACACTTATGGAAGGCAGAACTACTGTAGTCATTGCTCATCGACTTTCAACTATAAAAAAAGCTGGTCAAATTGTATTTATTGATAAAGGTGAAGTTACCGGTAAGGGAACGCATCATGAATTGATGGCAAGTCATGATAAATACAGACATTTTGTTACATCTCAAAAATTATCAGATTAA